Proteins from a single region of Bradyrhizobium diazoefficiens:
- the metF gene encoding methylenetetrahydrofolate reductase [NAD(P)H], whose product MTDLTTPAHTDGHFAVKRPAISFEFFPPKTEDMERNLWETINRLAPLDPKFVSVTYGAGGSTRERTHSTITRILKETALLPAAHLTCVGASRGEIDEIVDRYHEVGVRHIVGLRGDPAGGIGTPYASHPDGYQSSADLVAGIKKRHADIEVSVSAYPEKHPEARDFDEDIDTLKAKVDAGATRAITQVFFDNDLYFRYLDRVRARGINIPIVPGIMPMHNFKQARAFVTRAGTTVPDWFAAKFEGLDEDAETRKLVAATVAAGQVQKLAKHGVDTFHFYTMNRADLVFAISHLLGIRAKSAQKAA is encoded by the coding sequence ATGACCGATTTGACGACGCCTGCCCACACTGACGGGCATTTCGCCGTAAAGCGGCCTGCGATTTCGTTCGAGTTCTTTCCGCCCAAAACGGAAGACATGGAGCGCAATCTCTGGGAGACCATCAACCGGCTGGCCCCGCTCGATCCGAAATTCGTCTCGGTGACCTATGGCGCCGGCGGCTCGACCCGTGAGCGGACCCATTCGACTATCACCCGCATCCTCAAGGAGACTGCGCTGCTGCCCGCTGCGCATCTGACCTGCGTTGGCGCTTCGCGCGGCGAGATCGACGAGATCGTCGACCGCTATCATGAGGTCGGCGTCCGCCACATCGTCGGTTTGCGCGGCGATCCCGCCGGCGGCATCGGCACACCCTATGCGAGCCATCCCGATGGCTATCAAAGCTCGGCCGATCTCGTCGCGGGAATCAAGAAGCGGCACGCCGACATTGAAGTGAGCGTGTCTGCCTATCCCGAGAAGCACCCCGAGGCGCGCGACTTCGACGAAGACATCGACACACTCAAGGCCAAAGTCGATGCCGGCGCGACGCGCGCGATTACCCAGGTGTTCTTCGATAACGATCTCTACTTCCGCTATCTCGACCGCGTGCGCGCGCGGGGCATCAACATCCCGATCGTGCCGGGCATCATGCCCATGCACAATTTCAAGCAGGCGAGAGCCTTCGTCACCCGCGCCGGCACCACAGTACCGGACTGGTTCGCCGCGAAATTCGAAGGTCTCGACGAGGACGCCGAGACCCGCAAGCTGGTGGCAGCCACGGTTGCCGCCGGGCAGGTGCAGAAGCTCGCCAAGCACGGCGTCGACACATTCCATTTCTACACCATGAACCGCGCCGATCTCGTGTTCGCGATCAGCCATTTGCTCGGCATTCGCGCCAAGAGCGCGCAAAAGGCGGCTTAA
- a CDS encoding LLM class flavin-dependent oxidoreductase, which produces MIPLSVLDLSVVTTGTKPAAALRNSIDLARHVDGLGYLRYWLAEHHNLASVASPAPDVMIGQIAAVTKHIRVGSGGVMLPNHAPLVVAERFKMLEALFPGRIDLGLGRAPGTDGATAYALRSRLDRREGDDFLERLHELILWETREFPAGHPYHNVVAMPDDSPLPPIWLLGSSDYSSELAAQVGMGFAFAHHFASHDAIDAMVHYRNRFQPSAWRASPHAILAVAVITADTDEEAEKLAASFDLNRLRRDRGQYLPLPSVEEALAYPYTDAERTSILRNRSRLFVGNPATVQKKLQPLMDASKPDELMVITAVYDHEARKKSYSLLAEAFGLAKREAA; this is translated from the coding sequence ATGATCCCGCTCTCGGTCCTCGACCTCTCCGTCGTCACCACAGGCACCAAGCCCGCCGCGGCGCTGCGCAACAGCATTGATCTCGCGCGCCATGTCGACGGGCTTGGCTATCTCCGCTACTGGCTTGCCGAGCATCACAATCTCGCCTCGGTCGCGAGCCCGGCGCCGGATGTGATGATCGGGCAGATCGCGGCCGTTACCAAGCATATCCGCGTCGGCTCCGGCGGCGTGATGTTGCCCAACCACGCGCCCCTGGTCGTCGCCGAGCGCTTCAAGATGCTGGAGGCGCTGTTTCCCGGCCGCATCGACCTCGGCCTCGGCCGCGCGCCTGGCACCGACGGCGCCACGGCTTACGCGCTGCGCAGCCGGCTCGACCGCCGCGAGGGCGACGATTTCCTGGAGCGGCTGCACGAATTGATCCTGTGGGAGACCCGTGAATTCCCTGCGGGACATCCCTACCACAACGTCGTCGCCATGCCCGACGACAGTCCGCTGCCGCCGATCTGGCTGCTCGGCTCCAGTGATTATTCCTCCGAGCTCGCAGCCCAAGTCGGCATGGGCTTCGCCTTCGCCCATCACTTCGCATCCCACGATGCGATCGACGCGATGGTGCATTATCGCAACCGCTTCCAGCCTTCGGCTTGGCGCGCGAGCCCGCACGCGATCCTCGCAGTCGCCGTCATCACGGCCGACACGGACGAGGAGGCCGAAAAGCTCGCCGCCTCCTTCGACCTCAACCGCCTCCGCCGCGACCGCGGCCAATATCTGCCGCTGCCGAGCGTCGAGGAAGCACTGGCCTATCCCTATACGGATGCCGAGCGGACCTCAATCCTGCGCAACCGGTCGCGCCTGTTCGTCGGCAATCCCGCGACCGTGCAGAAGAAGCTTCAGCCGCTGATGGATGCGAGCAAGCCGGACGAATTGATGGTGATCACGGCAGTGTACGACCACGAAGCGCGGAAGAAGTCGTATTCGCTGCTGGCGGAAGCGTTTGGATTGGCCAAAAGAGAAGCGGCTTAA
- a CDS encoding prephenate dehydratase, with protein MSKMKIAFQGEPGANSHIAIVEAYPDAEPMPCATFEDALSAISSGEADLGMIPIENSVAGRVADIHHLLPASGLFIIGEWFLPVRHQLMAVKGTKISDIKSVESHVHALGQCRRVIRKLGVKPIVHADTAGSARDISERDDKTVAAIASRLAAKIYGLDILAEDIEDEAHNTTRFVVLAREPKWAAQGSGPLVTTFVFRVRNLPAALYKALGGFATNGVNMTKLESYMVDGNFFATQFYADVDGHPEDKGLAFAIEELKFFSREFRIVGVYPGHPFRATFSETQD; from the coding sequence ATGAGCAAGATGAAGATCGCATTCCAGGGCGAACCTGGCGCCAACTCCCACATCGCCATCGTCGAGGCCTATCCTGACGCTGAGCCGATGCCCTGCGCCACCTTCGAGGACGCGCTCTCGGCGATCTCCTCGGGCGAGGCCGATCTCGGCATGATCCCGATCGAGAACTCGGTCGCCGGCCGCGTCGCCGACATCCATCATCTGTTGCCGGCCTCCGGGCTCTTCATCATCGGCGAGTGGTTCTTGCCGGTTCGGCATCAATTGATGGCGGTGAAGGGAACCAAAATTTCCGACATCAAGTCTGTCGAGAGCCATGTGCACGCGCTCGGCCAGTGCCGCCGCGTCATCCGCAAGCTGGGTGTCAAGCCGATCGTGCACGCCGATACCGCCGGCAGCGCCCGCGATATCTCCGAACGCGACGACAAGACCGTCGCCGCGATCGCCTCGCGCCTCGCCGCAAAGATCTACGGCCTCGACATCCTCGCCGAAGACATCGAGGACGAGGCCCACAACACCACGCGCTTTGTGGTGCTGGCGCGCGAGCCGAAATGGGCGGCGCAAGGTTCAGGCCCGCTGGTCACGACTTTTGTATTTCGGGTGCGCAACCTACCCGCCGCGCTCTACAAGGCGCTCGGCGGCTTTGCCACCAACGGCGTCAACATGACCAAGCTCGAGAGCTACATGGTCGACGGCAACTTCTTCGCTACGCAATTTTACGCGGATGTGGACGGTCACCCTGAAGACAAGGGACTCGCCTTCGCCATCGAGGAGCTGAAATTCTTCTCGCGCGAATTCCGAATCGTCGGCGTGTATCCGGGACACCCGTTCCGCGCGACCTTCAGCGAGACGCAGGATTGA
- a CDS encoding 3-deoxy-manno-octulosonate cytidylyltransferase produces the protein MIDPRILVLIPARMAATRLPGKPLADIAGLPMIVHVMRRAEAAGIGRVAVATDTDEIASVVTAHGGEAVMTRSTHPSGSDRIHEAMQKLDPDGKAEIVINLQGDFPTITPQTIREVLPPFDDPAVDIVTLASQIHTEEEDLAPSVVKAIGSPIGPRRLRALYFTRATAPYGDGPRYHHIGLYAYRRAALERYVSLPRSPLEVQENLEQLRAVEAGMRIDIIIVDSVPRGVDTPPDLETARGILSKS, from the coding sequence ATGATTGATCCCCGCATTCTGGTGCTGATCCCGGCGCGCATGGCGGCCACCCGCCTGCCCGGCAAGCCGCTCGCCGACATCGCGGGCCTGCCGATGATCGTGCACGTGATGCGGCGCGCCGAAGCGGCCGGCATCGGCCGGGTCGCGGTGGCTACCGATACCGACGAGATCGCGTCCGTCGTGACCGCCCATGGCGGCGAGGCCGTGATGACCCGCTCGACGCATCCGTCCGGCTCGGACCGCATCCACGAGGCCATGCAGAAGCTCGACCCGGACGGCAAGGCCGAGATCGTGATCAATCTCCAGGGGGATTTTCCGACGATCACGCCGCAGACCATCCGGGAGGTGCTGCCGCCGTTTGACGATCCCGCGGTCGATATCGTGACGCTGGCTTCACAGATTCACACCGAGGAAGAAGACCTGGCCCCGAGCGTCGTGAAGGCTATCGGCTCGCCGATCGGGCCGCGGCGGTTGCGGGCGCTCTATTTTACCCGGGCCACCGCGCCCTACGGCGACGGACCGCGCTACCACCATATTGGCCTCTATGCGTACCGCCGCGCGGCGCTGGAGCGCTACGTCTCGCTGCCGCGCTCCCCCCTTGAGGTTCAGGAAAATCTGGAGCAGCTCAGGGCGGTGGAAGCCGGCATGCGCATCGACATCATCATCGTCGACAGCGTGCCCCGCGGCGTCGACACGCCGCCTGACCTCGAGACCGCGCGCGGCATCCTTTCCAAATCCTGA
- a CDS encoding cytochrome c family protein — MDSFELNKILGAVLGTCLVLLVTSFTAQALFSPKMPEKPGFEIAVKEEAGDKGGAAPAAAPSEPIEKLLQTASVEKGAAAAKKCGACHTFEKGGPNRVGPNLYGIVGDHRGEDRNGFNFSAAMKAKGGTWTIDDLNKFIANPKGFIPGTAMGFAGIPKDSERADVIAYLNSLSDSPKPLPTAAK; from the coding sequence ATGGACTCTTTCGAACTCAACAAGATTCTCGGTGCCGTACTCGGCACCTGTCTCGTCCTGCTGGTGACGAGCTTCACCGCCCAGGCGCTGTTCTCGCCCAAGATGCCGGAAAAGCCGGGCTTCGAGATCGCCGTGAAGGAAGAGGCCGGCGACAAGGGTGGCGCCGCCCCGGCCGCTGCCCCGTCCGAGCCGATCGAAAAGCTGCTCCAGACCGCATCCGTCGAGAAGGGCGCGGCCGCCGCCAAGAAGTGCGGCGCCTGCCACACCTTCGAGAAGGGCGGCCCGAACCGGGTCGGTCCGAACCTCTACGGCATCGTTGGCGACCACCGCGGCGAAGACCGCAACGGCTTCAACTTCTCGGCGGCGATGAAGGCGAAGGGCGGCACCTGGACCATCGACGATTTGAACAAGTTCATCGCCAATCCGAAGGGTTTCATCCCGGGCACCGCGATGGGCTTTGCCGGCATCCCGAAGGACTCGGAGCGTGCCGACGTCATCGCCTACCTGAACAGCCTCTCCGACAGCCCGAAGCCGCTCCCGACTGCGGCGAAATAA